The following are from one region of the Dreissena polymorpha isolate Duluth1 chromosome 2, UMN_Dpol_1.0, whole genome shotgun sequence genome:
- the LOC127867179 gene encoding uncharacterized protein LOC127867179: MQNISNVIAESKCIRQIHQKICVTKGFITSRMKGSHSFDINNVYFLRFWKILFFGIGKNAIKIRLGTSPFALGMPPFPGDADSTEKPLPAVHDRGRSLPLSPAEEPSQRQFIGQNAVTQILTVLKTMRDENREMKRMLQRLLARSATDDEPMQLPENISLPIGTFEQMDEFEEHLGDEATIHLF, translated from the exons ATGCAGAACATTTCGAACGTCATCGCTGAGAGTaaatgcatccggcaaatacaccaaaaaatctgtgtcactaaaggctttattacgtcgcgaatgaagggaagtcactctttcgatataaataatgtttactttttacgattttggaagattttattttttggaattgggaaaaatgcaatcaaaattcgattgggaacgagtccgtttgctttgggaatgcctccgtttcccGGAGACGCAGACAGTACTGAAAAACCCCTGCCAGCAGTGCATGACAGAGGCCGGTCACTCCCATTAAGTCCAGCTGAAGAGCCTTCCCAAAGACAGTTCATAGGACAAA atgcagttacacagattttaacgGTGTTGAAAACAATGAGAGACGAGAACAGGGAAATGAAGCGGATGCTGCAGCGGCTCTTGGCTAGGTCAGCTACTGATGACGAGCCAATGCAACTGCCAGAGAACATCAGTCTTCCAAttggaacatttgagcaaatggatgagtttgaagagcATCTTGGTGATGAAGCTACGATCCATCTTTTCTAG